In Nicotiana tabacum cultivar K326 chromosome 17, ASM71507v2, whole genome shotgun sequence, one DNA window encodes the following:
- the LOC142172008 gene encoding uncharacterized protein LOC142172008 yields the protein MRSDPNTIKSDALYEFHQERGHKTEDCIALRQEVVNMLRQGHLKELLSNRGRTNFARGREHQGPPKPPSPARTINMIIGGGDDASINNVKFTTTHKLKWSITRKWYDEPEESIIFDKSDADGLAFPHNDALIITMQILDTDVKRIMIDDRNGTCIIHPRVLTQIKLEDKIVPRNITLTDFHNAVERRSGKLHSLF from the coding sequence ATGAGATCTGACCCTAATACCATAAAATCTGACGCCCTCTATGAGTTCCACCAGGAACGAGGGCACAAAACtgaagattgcatcgccctaaggCAAGAAGTTGTTAACATGTTACGACAAGGACACCTTAAAGAGCTACTAAGCAATAGGGGAAGAACCAATTTTGCCAGAGGACGCGAACATCAAGGGCCGCCTAAGCCACCCTCACCAGCGCGtaccatcaacatgatcatcggcggcggcGACGACGCCTCTATCAATAACGTGAAGTTTACCACTACCCACAAACTCAAGTGGTCTATCACCCGCAAATGGTACGACGAAcccgaagaaagtatcatcttcgacaaATCAGACGCCGACGGTTTGGCTTTTCCTCATAATGACGCACTCATTATTACTATGCAAATTTTAGATACTGATGTTAAACGCATTATGATAGATGACAGGAACGGAACgtgcattatccatccccgagtACTTACCCAAATaaaactcgaggataagatagtaccGCGCAACATCACTCTAACAGATTTTCACAATGCAGTTGAACGGAGATCAGGGAAATTACACTCTCTGTTCTAG